ctagtaaaaatggatactagtcatgatgcatgcctattctcgccaggatcagaggagcatgcctattgtattaggtgctgtgggacacaggcaggatgctgctgcttgtgggcttcctacaggcacctggttggccactgtgtgaacagactgctggacttgatgggcctgggtctgatccagcaggactctcctTATGTCCCTTGGGGGAgacccctcctcttcccctcccatcaCATGACGTCACACCGCCCCGCCCCTCACCTTAGGGAACCAGGCCTTCTTGTCGCGGTCCCACTCGTACTGGGTCCCGTCGGTCGGGTCCGTGTAAGTCAAGGGCTCGCTTTCCCCTTCCGCATTCTTTTTCCCATACAGTTCCTGAAGCCGCAACTGCTGGTAGAATTCCTCGTTCCTGTCCGAGCTCATGGCGCCCTGCTCCCCCGCCCCAAGGCCCGCAGACCGGCTCCAAAGCAGCGCCTCAACGCCGCCGCCACCAGCAGGCCGCTCCGTCCCGCTCTCCCGAGTCTACTCCAGGGCGCATGCGCGTAACCCTCCGCACCGACTCCCCCGCTCTCCCGAGACTACTCCAGGGCGCGTGCGCGTAACCCTCCGCACCGACTCCCCCGCTCTCCCGAGACTACTGCAGGGCGCATGCGCGTAACCCTCCGCACTGACTACTGCGCCGGCGCGGCCCCAACTAAGCCCGCCCCTTTTTGTTTCCctgagggaaactggaagctttCGTCTAACGGCTTTCGGGTGTCGTAGTTAAGCACAAAAAAGTGCCGGGACTCAACGCACAAACGagccttcttctcctcctttccctcctcctccgcctcctcgaTCTTGGGTTATGAGGGAATGGTAGCAGCTGTTAACGCTAGTGAAAGGTGTTCTGCGCATGCTCGGAAGGGTTGAGCGGAGAGTGACCATCTGCGCATGCTCGGGAACGTTTCCAGTCTAGGACTGATCTGGCGCGCCTCGGGTTGCTTtgcccactggggttgccaactccaggttgggaaattcgtgcagatttggggggcggagcttgggaagggagggggttaGGGAGTAGAGAGACCTCAACTGGGTATCATGCCATCGTATCTACTCTCCAGAGCAGCAGCCAtgttctctgtagcctggagatcatttaGAATTCCAGGCgatcgccaggtcccacctggaggttggcaagcctgttcTCCATCTCCCAAGGGACAGCAGTATTGGTGGGTGAACCCCAAAATAATATATAGCCTGTGAGGTATACCTTATGTCCCTGTGGGTGCACACCGGTAATGCTGTAGGCACCTGTGCATAGTCTCAGTCTCATGTTCTAGCAACAGTTGTGGTGTTGCCAAGGATTCTAGGCATTCCTGGCtagtcttgctcttttccctttagaaaaatataacaatttttttttataattctaACACAAACAGTAGGAGAGTGTCTCCAAGCAATATTTTCCCAACTATAATGTCATTAATCAGATGTTTTtagttcttgagagccagcatggtgtagtggttaagagtggcggattccaatctggagaaccaggtttgattccccactacacatgaagcctgctgggtgaccctgggccagtcataagaacataagaaaagccttgctggatcagacccaggcccatcaagtccagcagtctgttcacacagtggccaaccaggtgcctcgaggaagcccccaaacaagacgactgcacttaagcagcaccatcctgcctgtgttccacagcacctaagttctcttagaactctcagccccccccccacctcaaaaggtggctgttggggagaggaagggattgtgattgtaagccactttgagactctacttaaggtagagaaaaacggggtataaaaaccaactcttattgtTCTTCTCTTGCAGTAGCTGAAATAATTCATCTAGTGTCCTTGACTCCTTTATCAGAGTTgtcttatttaattattttttcctcCTAGCATATGTCTGGCAGGGGTTCTATCTTGACTTAGTTGAAGATTAATGGCTCTACATATCATCTTCCAGCTTCCTAGACAGGAATAACAACAAAGCTGAAGCAAAACATTCTTTATAATGGCAACTGCACTGGAGGTTGTCAGAAACCTCTCCTTCTCCAAACAAAGTTGTTTCATTTTGCACTTTTTACACAGCATGAGCAACACAAAGCAGTCAGGGGAAAGTAgtaatcaaattgttagtgaaTTATTAGTTCTACAACAATTCCAAACAAAGGTATAGAATAAAGAAAGGTATGCTGTGAGACACACATGTTCTGAAGGCAAAGATATATGCTGTGAGGAAAGTGAGGCAACTTTATTTGTTAACGCTGTAGCCAGTTGTGGAGAAACCAGACAGTAATTAATTAGGCTctaaaacaaaggaacaaaaaggAAATTGCAGGGATTAGCAGAATCTTTTCTGAACAAGACTTATTTCCTAATAAACATGTTGCAGATTTTGCCAATGGGGACAGGCATTGCTGGATTTTTATGGGGAATGTAGTACTGTATTGTGCCCTGTTGAACCCATTTTCAATTACACTTCCAGAAGTATCTTTCGCAATATAAAACACTATTGCTGTGGATAATCCCTCTGATAGCACACATCCTGTACCAAAATGGAGGATACCAATATATACAATCTCACACATATACATGTATTTGGGATATGTGCACATAGACCCTTCATGCATGGAGATttggagcagagggagagaaaacaGCAGATGTCAACTTGCCCGTGGTGCATTCAATCTGTACATGCTTCAGATGTCTGTATAGGGCTAAACTAGGTGGGTAAGGCATGAAGCTTGGGAGCCTTTTGGAAATCAATATCCTGAGAGTAAATTTATCTTACTGTCATACACAATGGAatgataataaaaaagaaaaccttgAGCTTATAAAGCTATGCAAAGAGGGAGCCACTAAGCGTCTGGTCAACAAGCTGTCATATGAGATTGCTGGAGTTGTAAATATAGATTGTCAGTAACCTTTGCTTGCTGTGCTGAAATTGGCACTGCTCAGAGCCATCTTAGTGCTTCAAGGATTTTCTTTTGGAAGAGCTGTGGTACTATTGTCCAAAGATTTCTCCGTACAATCATGCAATATGGCATCAGAGGCATCTGAGTTAAGGATATTTTAAGAGATTAATTTGCCAGGATTATTCTTTTCATTGTCATTAATTGAATTTTGAACACTGTTTCAACAAAAATCTGGTAAAATAGAAATGTACAAAAGGAGATGATTGAAACATAAACAAATAATCTGAAATCTGTGCGTCTTGCTTAGAATTTGTGGTAATGTTTTAATAGCAAAGTTGGATCAATGGGGGAGATTTAGCATTATTTTGCAACCCATGACGTAGGCCCCAATTCAGCTAAAGTTAGCTATGCTGTGAGCcctattgaaagcaatgggactGAAAACCACTCcgatcctatgcatgcttacttgtaAATCCTATAAAGAATCACATTAGTGTACGTATGATTGCAGTCCTACTGATAatcaatttgttttcttttaatagGACTTAAACCACCTCACAACTAACTTGGGCTAGATTTGGCCCATAGTCCCCCAGACTGGAAGGTGCCTGTTTTACAAAACATGTGAGTGTGCACAATATCTCTGTTCCTGGAACACTGTTcagtatacttaaaaaaaaaaaaaattgtcatatTGCATCTTGGTTGCAAGTGCCAAACGAGCACTTTATTAAACGAGCAGCTTTAAATCACAGAAGAGAGACACGGGAAGCAGTTCAGTACAGGAAATTATAAAGCCAGCTCAGATGACACGTAGATAGGCCGGTAGACTGcagcattaattttaaaaaagcatcaatAAAAAGCAGGAGAAGAGCAACACTTATTTAAGAGAACTGAGCTGGAAAGAAATGGGAAGAGGCAGATGGTTGACATTGCTGTGGGGgactcagggtagggttgccaacctcctggtagtagttggagatctcccgctattacaacttatctctagccgatagagatcagttcccgatggagaaaatggctgctttggcaactggactccatggcattgaagtccctcccctctccaaaccctgccccctcaggctctgccccaaaaacctcccacccatgttgtagaggaacctggcaaccctaactcagggtTCTTCAGAGCCTAAGCTCTCCTGCTGTTGAAATCTTGTTCCCCACTTTGTATGCAGCATGAACTAGATCACATCTCTTACAGCAATCTCATCTGAACATTACACAACAGTTCATTAAATTCTATAGTGATGTGTGCCTTGGCAGTTCCAGATCAGCAGTTGTGTGGtagtgtgtgtgagggagagctTCCTTTATGAAAACATGGATTTAAAATCCTAATTAACATTTATACTGATCTCATTAACAATGAATTAAAATACTTgaaacattttttcttctttgaTATGTTTACACTTCTGCCTGTTGGCAGCCCCGTTGTATTCTGTGCTGCCAATGCTGCAGAGCAAATATTTAAGAGGCACGCATATAACTGTGCACAGATCTGGCCAAATTTAAACCACAACAAATCTTCAAAACTAATTAGCTTCTTACAGGATGCTTAGAAGAGCCCAATAATTACAAGAGGAGGCTTACATACAATTAACAGGTATAATATTGTAAGGTGAAATGTCTGCTGCTGCATAGAGAAAGGAACAAAGATCAAAATGCTCCTGGTTTTAATAGCAGTGTGTCAGTGTGAACATCCCTGTATCATATTTCTTTCTACCACGTAATAAGCACTAGTTGTATTTATGTCACCAGAGCTTTACCAGCCATCCCAGTTCCAAGTCTTTGAACCCAAATTTCATGGGACAAAACTAACATCTTGGCAACGACCCTGAATAAGCAAAAGTTTCCCTTTGCTTTTCTtgaggggtatgtgtgtgtgtgggggggggggagtttagagCCTGATCCCATCTGCctatattttctcagaaagaaGTTCCACTGAATTTAATGAAATTGACTCCAAAGTAAGTGTGCACAAAATTGAAGAGCATTTCAGTTTAATAGTACAATCCCCGCCCCCCAATTCGGTGTTCTCAGAGCTGTTCAGGCTCATGGTTTTCTCTGTAATGGCAGATCTGTCTTATCTCTAATGGCAGAGGGGTTGCCAAAATATTTCCATGGTGTGACTGAGTGCAACAGGACTGAAGTAGCAGCTTGATGGAGAAAGCCTGTACATGCAGGACAGATTGCTGTCATCTCCAGCATCAACTTTCTCTGCATGGCTGGGTGTGAATGCTGTAGGATGTGGCAGAAAGTGCTCTGCTGAAGTTTTATCACGTGGGTTAAAAAGAGATGCTGGTGTCCCTCCCACTCCTGTCTAGATCATGATGTGCTTTGATCCTaaccgattttttttttacacaatatgctcaaaactggggggaaattaaACACTCTCCTCTTCTTTTGTGATACTATAATCAGTGAGCAGAGTCACGCTGATTTCTGAGCCTGTGACTGACATTGCCCTGGTCGGAGTGTTACTCTGGGTGATACTGGATCGCCGTGCGGGAACTTTTCTTTTGCAACACAGAACTTCCTTCTTGAAGTGTTGACGGAAACTTTTGCTCAGCCAGTAGAGAGCAAAGGGGTTGACGCAGGAATTGCTGAAGGCCAAGGCCCGGGAGAATATAGTGGCCACAAGGTGGAAGGCAGATGTATCAATTGAAGTGTGGTAGGTGAATGAGCGATACAAGTAAAGGATGTGATTGGGGAGCCAGCAGAAGGCAAACAAGCCAACTAAAACCAGCACAGTCTTGGCAACTCTCTTGCGTGATTCAATCTAGGGGGGAAAGTAATGGCACATGTATGTCATCATTTTAATTAGCATATTTGATTCTTTAACAAAACATGAAATAACCCAAGATTCAAAACCTGTCTCTTTTGGGTAGAAGGCACATTTGAGGTGTTCTCATTAAAGCAGAGGTAGACAAATTATGGCCCAGGGGCCAATTCCAATATGTGAGAACTTTTCATCTGGTCCTCAAATTCCTTGTCAGGAGCATCAGCCCAATGGACTTCAGCACTGGCCTCAGCACTATccagtgaaaagaagaagagttggtttttatatgccgactttctctaccacttaaggtagaatcaaaccggcttacaatcaccttcccttcccctctccacaacagacactctgtgaggtaggtggggctgattgagttcagagagagctgtgactagcccaaggtcacccagctggcttcatgtggaggagtggggaaaccaacccagttcaccagattagcgtctgccactcatgtggaggagtggagaatcaaacccagttctccagattagagtccactgctcctaactaccactcttaaccgttacaccacgctggctctcaggaaccATTGCTCCTGAGAAATTAAGTAACTTGAATGCCTTGCAGAGCCATCAAAAGCAAGATTATAGGAGAGAGGACCATCTCCCAGTCTCCACAGACAGCAGAGAGCAATCTGTAACCCCTCCTTGGCACTGTTGGCCTGCCCAAAAGTAAACATGGGTTAGTCAGAAGCAATGGAGTCCTCTGCTGGAATGAAAAGAACTGATAAACAACCCAGAATCCTTAAAAGCAAGCAGGAACCCAAGATGTAACTCTCAGGCTGAAAAATGTGCCCACCCATGCATTGGAGGCCAAATAAAAGTTCTGTTTAGACTTCCATGTCCAATGGTTTCCTTAATCTTCAATCTGGCGAGTGGTTACCTATCTTAAATGCCAGTCTTTATGCCCTGTCTGTATTTATGTTCAAAGTTTATCTATCTGCCACAAAGCCTTTCCCAGCATTTAGTAGCAGACATAAGAGCCCCTTTCAGATGTTATGTCCATGCACACCGAGAGCTTGTCTACTGTGCAAATCAGCGCTTGCTACACTTGATGCTCCCAATAATTGTGGTCATCATGTTATCTGCACAAGGGCAATACATGTGTTTTGCATGCATGCGGAGTTTATGTCTACACAAACAGATTAACGGATTTTCAGAATGTGACAACTGTATATTACACATGGTTGCCAGACTCCTGGTATTGGTGTACTTAACGTCTGAAAAGGGCTTCATGAAGAGTCTGTAACTCAACAGTACAGCATATATTTTGTCAGGTAGCAGGTCTTAGATTCAATTGTTGGCCAGACAGCAAAACTGAGAAAGACCCCTACAAAGCCCTTGGATGGCCACTGTAGGTCAGAGCAGATAATGTTGGATTATAAACCCAATAGTTTATTTGGGAGGGGTCACGGCtcggtggtagaacatctgctttacatgcagaagatcccaggttcaatccctggcattcacagttgaaaggaccaggtagaaggtgctgtgaaagacctctgcttgagaccctggaccttgatggactgatggtctgattcagtataaggcaacttcatgagttTGTCAGGAGATGCTCATATATTTGTATGAGTCAGGCTTGAAGTACCccactcccaggaaagcatctaTTGCTTTGTTTTCTGCTATGTATCAGCACAGACTCATCAACTAGGCATAGTCCATCCTTGGTAAATTGGATGCTCATTACTgctgagaaagaaggaaagagaaaatggtgcTATCCAACCATGATCAGAAGGCTGAACTTAAGAAtcagtgggtttaaaaaaaacaaaaaacactactTTGGTCAGCACAAACAGCTCAGTTAATTAACTCTGATGATTAATCTTTGGAACTCGTctccatgcattctggccctgccccctttaacccctccattgtcgtcacttccacccccagccctcttgtacaaagggaatacatttctccacggcctgggtgggaaaggattaacagtTTCttaggcggtcctagcagctccatagctaatgactcttctgcaaggggggaaaaggttcattttctcggcaaaacaaactcacatccgccttgaatagaggctatttctgtccgcAGGAGgaggcagatcgccagtcttagatccttctgagctagagatctgccaggacccatgaagggccagaccaaatgatttcgcgggccttatatggcccccgggcctgacattccccacccctgccttaaagggtACAGGTTCTAGTTCGTCACCTACCTGTTTACGAGCATGGCTGTGTTCTTCTGCCGGCATGTTAGATGTGCTTTTGTACAGTGTTTTGGCAATAAGAAAATAATAGACGGAAATAATTGCTAGTGGTATAATATAGAACATCAAGAAGCAAACCAGAGAATGAGCTTCTTGCAGGATTCTTTCCGACACCGGGTAAGGTGCGCAGGTTTCAAAGGAGCCGTTTTTCTCCGGGACATGGAAGGCGTATAAATCCGAGGACACAGCTTCTGGGACGGCCAACAACATTGAGGTGATCCAGACACAGGCAGCTTTGAAGCAGGTCTTCAGAACTGCATCAGCCCTCTGCAGTTCCAAGGGTTTGACAATGGCCTTGTACCTACAACCACAGTCAATATCACAACATTAGAAGAACGGGCATATCCGGCTGTGCTTTAGTGGCAAAGCACTTGCTTTGCTTGCAGGTGGGCCTAGTTGCAGTCCTTGCCATCTCTGGTTGAAGGAGATGCAAAGTACTGGGCaactatttggggaggggctgtggctcagaggtagggcatctgcttggcatgcagaaggtcccaggtttaatccccggcatctccagttaaagggactaggcaagcaggtgatatgaaagacctttgcctgagaccctggagagccactgccgctctgagtagtcaatactgactttgatggaccaagggtctgattcagtgtaaggcagtttcatgtgttcatctcttcCAGAGACCccagaaagccactgccagtcagagagcAGATAGTAGTATGCGAagtagactaatggtctgacttgTCAGGGCAGCTGTCATATGTTCGGATGGCTTGAAACGGTTTTGCATGCACCATCATATTCCTGGAAAATTGCTCAGCTTCCAATTTGTCAAATTCTGTAATGAGTTCCTGCTTTTGTAGGTCAAAGTGCTATATGAATAAATTACATCTAAAAAAGTTTTGTTGAGGTATGAGCCAGCGTAAGGGTCATATTAGGACCACTGAGAACTGGATTCAGatctccattcagccatgaagatcACCggttaaccttgggccagttttcttctttcatctaacctacctcacaaggctattGCAAAGCTCAAACGGCAAGGGGAGAGCCCTAGTATGCTGCCTAGAGCTCCCTGGCAGAAAAGTAAGATAAAAATCTAAAAATTTGCCAAAGGTAACTTCCATGTGGAAGTTTTGCTCCATGCCTCCTCCACTGTAGtggttttgggtgtgtgtgtgtgggtcttcCATACAACATATAGTCGTCTACCATCTGGGGTTTCCCCTGCTTCCCTGCTTTGGTACAGTCTTTCCAGAAAGATGGCACTCAAATTGGTATTGAGGTCTGTGTGCCATGGAGATAAAAGCTTACAGTTTGACCTTACTGAAAGCAGAAAATAGGTTTGAAAGGTTCCAATAGTTTTCGCACTTTTATTTTTTGATCTTCATGAATTGCTCAAATGCACCACTAGGTAGCACCAATATATAGCATTTTTCTTGGCTTTTAAGCAATTGCGTTTTTTTTTCCACTGCATGGGGGGTGTACTTTCACAGATACAGTAACCTCCTATCGTTTGCAATTTGTTTCAAGTATGTACTAATATgatctcacaacagtcctgtaagaAAGAGAGTCCAAatgacccaaggttacccagtggtCTTcagggcaaagtggggatttgaaccctgataTTCTAGTTTAATCACAt
This window of the Euleptes europaea isolate rEulEur1 chromosome 13, rEulEur1.hap1, whole genome shotgun sequence genome carries:
- the BRS3 gene encoding bombesin receptor subtype-3, whose product is MSQAPLLAANAMLSPFANATERLTSITNNEPAAEERWSEDAPLGLGILCTIYVTYATIISVGLLGNVILIKVFFKIKSMQTVPNIFITSLAFGDLLLLLTCVPVDAACYIVDTWLFGRIGCKLLSFIQRTSVGVSVFTLTVLSADRYKAIVKPLELQRADAVLKTCFKAACVWITSMLLAVPEAVSSDLYAFHVPEKNGSFETCAPYPVSERILQEAHSLVCFLMFYIIPLAIISVYYFLIAKTLYKSTSNMPAEEHSHARKQIESRKRVAKTVLVLVGLFAFCWLPNHILYLYRSFTYHTSIDTSAFHLVATIFSRALAFSNSCVNPFALYWLSKSFRQHFKKEVLCCKRKVPARRSSITQSNTPTRAMSVTGSEISVTLLTDYSITKEEESV